A region of Dermochelys coriacea isolate rDerCor1 chromosome 1, rDerCor1.pri.v4, whole genome shotgun sequence DNA encodes the following proteins:
- the LOC119863510 gene encoding olfactory receptor 52R1-like, which translates to MQETLFCLRVGHRLPCSMSDSNTTNFTNPSTFILLGIPGLEAAHVWISIPFFAIYAAAILGNSTILFIVKREPRLHGPMYYFLCMLAVTDLVLSTSILPKTLSIFWFNSRETDFSSCLTQMYFIHCFSVLESGIFVAMALDRYVAICDPLRHSTILTNGVVAKIGLAVVLRGGMLALPFPFLARRWPYCTTNIIPQSYCEHIAVVKLACADIRISSYYGLFAIFSVIGLDVSFIAMSYTQILRAIFSLPTKDARLKTFGTCGSHLCVILVFYIPSLFSFLTHRFGHNVPLYFHVLMANMYLLVPPMLNPIIYGVRTKEIRGRLHQLFIHKGT; encoded by the coding sequence ATGCAGGAGACACTGTTCTGCCTCAGAGTTGGACACCGTCTCCCTTGctccatgtcagattccaacacaaccaacttcaccaacccctccaccttcatcctgctgggcattcctggCCTGGAGGCAGCCCATGTCTGGATTTCCATCCCCTTCTTTGCAATTTATGCTGCAGCCATCTTGGGGAACTCCACCATCCTGTTCATTGTGAAGAGGGAGCCGAGGCTCCATGGGcccatgtactatttcctctgTATGCTGGCTGTCACTGACCTGGTCCTGTCTACATCCATCCTGCCCAAGACACTGAGCatcttctggttcaattccagAGAGACAGATTTCAGTTcctgcctcacccagatgtacTTCATTCACTGCTTTTCAGTGCTGGAGTCTGGGATCTTCGTGGCCATGGCCTTGGATCGTTATGTGGCCATCTGCgatcccctgagacattccaccaTCTTGACAAATGGCGTGGTGGCCAAGATTGGCCTGGCCGTGGTGCTGCGCGGTGGCATGCTTGCACTGCCCTTTCCCTTCCTAGCGAGAAGGTGGCCATATTGTACAACCAACATTATCCCCCAGTCGTATTGCGAGCACATAGCCGTGGTGAAGCTGGCCTGCGCTGACATCCGCATTAGTAGTTACTACGGCCTCTTTGCGATATTCTCTGTGATTGGACTGGATGTGTCTTTTATTGCCATGTCCTACACCCAGATTCTCAGGGCCATCTTCAGCCTCCCCACAAAGGACGCCCGGCTCAAGACATTCGGGACCTGCGGTTCCCACCTCTGTGTCATCTTAGTCTTTTACATCCCaagtctcttctccttcctcaccCACCGGTTTGGCCACAATGTGCCCCTGTATTTCCACGTTCTTATGGCCAACATGTACCTCTTGGTGCCCCCCATGCTAAACCCTATCATCTATGGAGTGAGGACCAAAGAGATCCGGGGCAGGCTGCACCAGCTCTTTATTCATAAAGGGACCTAA